The proteins below are encoded in one region of Ereboglobus luteus:
- a CDS encoding glycoside hydrolase family 97 protein produces the protein MITPIALAATLFVLPSPDGKSRAELTVGAETGGAPVYRVEFDGRAVTKDAAMGISVDGVDFGAGSKVVSSGTGRVVEKFPTRGNHREVTLTFNELAISLRDQSSGRDWRIEARMSNDAFAWRYVVPVKKEARGLVKGEASEFRPVDNCRVWLAERPNSWKLKSYAGYWMRAEWGELPKISKAGPVQCPPLVVELPAIRAGEKADGWLVFTEAGLRNYSGMRLRASGRADGGGVSTIADFTEGADGFFVEGDVVSPWRVVKFARSLDSLVDTTDLLEALSPAADAALFANSDAWVRSGRVTWHWWSKRRAGTPAEETHMMECAAKLGFEYSLVDEGWLKWDDPWARVRELTAAGKKRGVGILLWRHMRDVMNPENGYADLRAYFDKLVESGVAGVKIDFFNAESKAMVDLQEAIMREGAKRKLLVLFHGCQKPTGETRTWPNQLSREGIRGLELNGMAEGPITAEHNCALPFTRLAAGPGDYTPLGFSDPGETTWAHQLASAVVLLSPLQVIAEYPPMLLEDERCAPALDLIKALPVEWDETRVLAPSAIGRCVVMARRLGDEWWVGVLNTDARKIDALDLGFLGGGKYGVVMISNGTGGQPLKRTEIARVTKKSVIPLALSQNDGVVLRFIPIKK, from the coding sequence ATGATCACACCCATTGCGCTTGCAGCGACGTTGTTTGTATTGCCGAGCCCCGACGGAAAGAGTCGGGCCGAATTAACAGTTGGAGCCGAGACCGGCGGAGCGCCGGTTTACCGGGTCGAGTTCGACGGGCGCGCCGTCACGAAGGATGCGGCCATGGGGATTTCCGTGGATGGCGTTGATTTTGGCGCGGGCTCGAAAGTGGTTTCGTCGGGGACGGGCAGGGTTGTGGAAAAGTTTCCGACGCGCGGCAACCATCGGGAGGTGACGCTGACGTTCAACGAGCTGGCGATTTCATTGCGCGACCAATCCAGCGGCCGCGATTGGCGCATTGAGGCAAGGATGTCCAATGATGCGTTTGCGTGGAGGTATGTGGTGCCGGTAAAAAAGGAGGCGCGGGGGCTCGTGAAAGGCGAGGCATCGGAGTTTCGGCCCGTGGACAATTGTCGCGTGTGGCTCGCGGAGCGCCCGAACAGCTGGAAGTTGAAAAGTTACGCGGGCTATTGGATGCGCGCCGAGTGGGGCGAGCTGCCGAAAATTTCGAAGGCCGGGCCGGTTCAATGCCCGCCGCTGGTTGTGGAGTTGCCGGCAATCCGTGCGGGAGAAAAGGCGGACGGCTGGCTGGTGTTTACCGAGGCGGGACTGCGCAATTACAGCGGCATGCGCTTGAGGGCGTCCGGACGGGCGGATGGCGGCGGTGTGAGCACGATTGCGGATTTCACGGAGGGCGCGGACGGATTTTTTGTTGAAGGTGATGTGGTGTCGCCGTGGCGCGTGGTGAAGTTTGCGAGATCACTGGACTCGCTCGTGGACACGACGGATTTGCTTGAGGCTCTTTCCCCGGCGGCGGACGCGGCTTTGTTTGCAAACAGCGATGCGTGGGTTCGCAGCGGCCGCGTCACGTGGCACTGGTGGAGCAAGCGGCGCGCCGGCACACCCGCCGAGGAAACGCACATGATGGAATGCGCCGCGAAGCTCGGTTTCGAATACTCGCTCGTCGACGAGGGCTGGCTGAAATGGGATGATCCGTGGGCGCGCGTGCGCGAGTTGACCGCGGCGGGAAAGAAGCGCGGCGTGGGCATTTTGTTGTGGCGGCACATGCGGGACGTGATGAATCCGGAAAATGGATACGCAGATTTGCGCGCGTATTTCGACAAGCTGGTCGAGTCGGGCGTGGCGGGGGTGAAGATTGATTTCTTCAACGCGGAGTCAAAAGCCATGGTTGATTTGCAGGAGGCGATCATGCGCGAGGGCGCGAAACGCAAACTGCTCGTGCTGTTTCATGGCTGCCAAAAGCCGACGGGCGAGACGCGCACCTGGCCGAATCAGCTTTCGCGCGAGGGAATTCGAGGCCTGGAATTGAACGGCATGGCGGAGGGGCCGATTACGGCGGAGCATAATTGCGCGCTGCCATTCACCCGGCTTGCCGCCGGGCCGGGCGACTACACGCCGCTGGGTTTTTCGGATCCCGGCGAGACGACTTGGGCGCACCAACTGGCATCCGCGGTTGTCCTTTTGTCACCGTTGCAAGTGATCGCGGAGTATCCGCCGATGTTGCTCGAGGATGAGCGGTGCGCGCCCGCGCTGGATTTGATCAAGGCGCTGCCGGTTGAGTGGGACGAAACGCGTGTGCTTGCGCCGAGCGCGATTGGCCGGTGCGTGGTCATGGCCCGGCGTCTCGGCGACGAGTGGTGGGTGGGCGTGTTGAATACGGATGCCCGGAAAATTGACGCGCTGGACCTGGGTTTTCTTGGCGGGGGAAAGTATGGCGTGGTGATGATTTCGAATGGAACGGGCGGGCAGCCGCTAAAGCGAACCGAGATCGCCCGCGTGACAAAAAAGAGCGTGATCCCCCTGGCATTGTCGCAAAACGACGGTGTGGTGCTGCGATTTATTCCGATAAAAAAATGA